One genomic segment of bacterium BMS3Abin08 includes these proteins:
- a CDS encoding putative nucleotide-binding protein, with protein sequence MAEAHSFDVVCIVDMQEVDNAVNQAMKEISQRFDFKGSKSNIELDKEKGVITLTSDDEYKIKSVIDILKSKLIKRGVALKALSYGKVEPAAGDTVKQVITLQQGIPQDKAKEIVKFIKNMKLKVTSEIQKEQVRVKGKKIDDLQAIMASIKEEDFGIHLQFTNYR encoded by the coding sequence ATGGCAGAGGCACATTCTTTTGACGTTGTTTGCATAGTGGATATGCAGGAAGTAGATAATGCCGTAAACCAGGCAATGAAAGAAATAAGTCAACGCTTCGATTTTAAAGGGAGCAAAAGCAATATAGAACTCGATAAGGAAAAAGGCGTTATTACGCTGACCTCGGATGACGAATATAAGATTAAGAGCGTTATTGATATCCTGAAATCAAAGCTCATAAAGAGGGGGGTTGCTCTCAAGGCCTTGAGTTATGGCAAGGTGGAGCCAGCGGCAGGGGATACCGTCAAGCAGGTAATAACACTTCAGCAGGGAATCCCTCAGGACAAGGCAAAGGAGATCGTGAAGTTCATAAAAAACATGAAGCTTAAGGTGACCTCGGAGATCCAGAAGGAGCAGGTCCGTGTAAAGGGGAAAAAGATAGATGATCTTCAGGCGATCATGGCCAGCATCAAAGAAGAGGATTTCGGGATACACCTGCAGTTTACGAACTATAGATAA
- the corC gene encoding magnesium and cobalt efflux protein CorC — translation MWVEIILIFVFILFNGFFAGSEIAVVTARKTRISELVKEGNKKALILKKLQSDPDRFLATVQIGVTVVGAMASAIGGATAIKLLQPIIEKVPIKLIAASSDAISIGVVVILISYLSLVIGELVPKSIALKNPERVALIVARPLSAFSRITSYFVSILTFSTNLILKPLGTNPFTQRSFVSEEEIKLLIKEGRDRGLFEPEEEELIHGVFEFADLSVKQVMVPFTKVVAFSIDTPLQEILDVVSEEQYSRYPVYHKETSNIKGILYAKDLFKKLSAKESIDISKLVRAPFFVPESMKISTLLRQMQRRGTHIAVVVDEYGAVTGIVTIEDLIEEIVGEIRDEYDVEQPVIKLRDGSFLIDASIAIRDLKEDHGIELPVSPDYDTLGGFVITSLQRIPSIGETFTADGWKIKITEMIGKRIARVILNPADKGTTVQR, via the coding sequence ATGTGGGTTGAGATAATCCTTATTTTTGTATTCATCCTCTTCAACGGTTTCTTTGCCGGCTCTGAGATTGCTGTTGTTACAGCCAGGAAGACCCGTATCAGCGAGTTGGTAAAAGAGGGCAACAAGAAGGCGCTGATACTTAAAAAACTCCAGTCGGATCCCGACAGGTTCCTTGCCACAGTGCAGATAGGCGTGACCGTAGTGGGTGCCATGGCCTCTGCGATAGGTGGAGCCACTGCCATAAAACTCCTCCAGCCCATTATTGAAAAGGTACCCATAAAACTCATTGCCGCCTCAAGCGACGCGATTTCAATCGGTGTTGTAGTTATCCTTATATCATATCTCTCTCTCGTCATTGGTGAATTGGTTCCAAAGTCTATAGCACTTAAGAACCCGGAGAGGGTTGCCCTTATCGTTGCGCGTCCGTTATCCGCTTTCTCACGGATTACTTCATACTTTGTAAGCATCCTCACCTTCAGCACCAATCTCATTCTGAAACCACTTGGTACAAACCCCTTTACCCAGAGGAGCTTTGTCTCAGAGGAAGAGATAAAACTGCTCATCAAGGAGGGGCGTGACAGGGGGTTGTTCGAACCCGAAGAAGAGGAGCTGATTCACGGGGTCTTTGAGTTTGCAGACCTCTCCGTTAAGCAAGTTATGGTCCCCTTCACAAAGGTGGTTGCCTTCTCCATTGATACACCCCTTCAGGAGATACTTGATGTTGTTTCCGAGGAGCAGTACTCGAGGTATCCCGTTTATCACAAGGAAACGTCGAACATAAAAGGCATACTCTATGCCAAGGACCTCTTCAAAAAACTTTCGGCAAAGGAATCCATCGATATCAGCAAACTCGTACGGGCACCGTTTTTTGTGCCCGAATCCATGAAGATCAGCACGCTCCTCCGACAGATGCAGCGCAGAGGGACACACATCGCCGTGGTTGTTGACGAGTATGGCGCTGTAACCGGGATTGTCACCATAGAGGATCTTATTGAAGAGATAGTGGGAGAGATAAGAGATGAATACGACGTGGAACAACCGGTAATAAAGCTCAGAGACGGCTCCTTCCTGATAGATGCCTCGATAGCCATTAGAGACCTGAAGGAGGATCACGGCATCGAGTTGCCCGTCTCTCCTGATTACGATACCTTAGGCGGGTTTGTTATAACCAGTCTCCAGAGGATACCATCCATAGGCGAGACCTTCACCGCAGACGGCTGGAAGATAAAGATAACGGAGATGATCGGGAAGAGGATAGCCAGGGTAATTCTGAATCCGGCGGACAAAGGTACGACGGTGCAACGTTAG